A stretch of Cellulosilyticum sp. I15G10I2 DNA encodes these proteins:
- a CDS encoding DUF1540 domain-containing protein, translating into MPKLRCSVRTCLHHSNNFCGMGAITVSGKTASASNETCCNTFCDNEGNMTNAAIDIDPNTDTGIACNVQQCVYNQNDICMAGGIQVNGQYASHHGETECSSFSYQ; encoded by the coding sequence AGTGTACGCACATGTTTACACCATTCCAATAATTTCTGCGGGATGGGGGCCATTACTGTAAGTGGAAAAACGGCGAGTGCATCCAATGAGACATGTTGCAATACTTTTTGTGATAATGAGGGTAATATGACAAATGCTGCAATAGACATAGACCCAAATACTGACACAGGTATTGCTTGTAACGTTCAACAATGTGTTTATAATCAAAATGATATCTGTATGGCGGGTGGCATCCAGGTAAATGGACAGTATGCAAGCCACCACGGAGAAACAGAATGTTCAAGCTTTTCCTATCAATAA
- the uvrB gene encoding excinuclease ABC subunit UvrB, with product MNKFEIFSEFMPTGDQPQAIEQLVESLKQNNKYQTLLGVTGSGKTFTMANIIERVQKPTLIIAHNKTLAAQLYSEFKEFFPNNAVEYFVSYYDYYQPEAYVAHSDTYIEKDSSINEEIDKLRHSAAAALCEREDVIVIASVSCIYGLGDPIDYTNQVLSLRVHAEMDRDDVLRKLIAIQYTRNDMDFARATFRVRGDTVEIIPAAMSEKALRIEFFGDEIDRISEIDPLTGAVLGYRDHVAIFPASFYAISSDKMQLAIKRIEEELEERLKELKSEDKLLEAQRLAQRTHFDIEMLREMGYCSGVENYSRHLAGREEGSTPFTLLDYFKKDYLMIIDESHMTVPQVRGMYNGDRARKTVLVDYGFRLPSALDNRPLRFEEFESKINQILFVSATPAQYELEHSLEVTEQLIRPTGLLDPIVEVRPIKGQIDDLLGEINKITAKDEKVLVTTLTKRMSEDLTEYLKEMGVKVKYLHSDIDTLERIEIIRDLRLGVFDVLVGINLLREGLDIPEVSLVAILDADKEGFLRSETALIQTIGRAARNAQGRVIMYADRVTNSMERAISETIRRRAIQESYNKTHNITPKTIKKKIRDLIVATKMVKQEQELFKDKAPESMTHQELEKAMKKVDKDMKKAAADLQFERAAELRDMLVALKKMYVSR from the coding sequence ATGAATAAATTTGAAATTTTTTCAGAGTTTATGCCTACAGGTGACCAGCCACAAGCTATAGAGCAATTAGTGGAGAGTTTAAAACAAAACAATAAATATCAAACATTACTGGGGGTAACAGGTTCAGGAAAAACATTTACAATGGCTAACATTATAGAAAGAGTCCAAAAACCAACACTTATTATTGCCCATAATAAAACCTTAGCGGCGCAGTTATATAGCGAGTTTAAAGAGTTTTTTCCAAATAATGCAGTTGAGTATTTTGTATCTTATTATGATTATTACCAGCCAGAAGCCTATGTTGCACATAGTGATACGTATATTGAAAAAGATTCCAGCATTAATGAGGAAATTGATAAACTTAGGCACTCAGCTGCTGCAGCATTATGTGAGAGGGAAGATGTTATTGTGATTGCCAGTGTATCTTGTATTTATGGACTTGGAGATCCAATTGATTATACGAATCAAGTCCTTTCATTAAGAGTTCATGCAGAAATGGACAGAGATGATGTACTTAGAAAACTGATAGCGATTCAATATACAAGAAATGATATGGATTTTGCCCGGGCGACCTTTAGAGTAAGAGGCGACACTGTTGAGATCATTCCTGCTGCAATGTCAGAGAAAGCGCTACGCATAGAATTTTTTGGGGATGAAATAGATAGAATTTCTGAGATAGATCCTCTGACTGGAGCAGTTCTTGGATATAGAGATCATGTTGCTATTTTTCCAGCTTCTTTTTATGCCATTTCTTCAGATAAGATGCAGTTAGCTATTAAGAGAATAGAAGAGGAACTTGAAGAACGTCTAAAAGAACTTAAGTCAGAAGATAAACTTTTAGAAGCGCAGAGACTTGCACAAAGAACCCATTTTGATATTGAAATGCTTAGGGAGATGGGATATTGCTCGGGGGTAGAGAATTACTCAAGACATTTAGCTGGAAGAGAGGAAGGGAGTACGCCTTTTACATTACTTGACTATTTTAAAAAGGATTATCTGATGATTATTGATGAATCCCATATGACGGTACCGCAAGTGAGAGGGATGTATAATGGAGACAGAGCAAGAAAGACTGTGCTTGTAGATTATGGCTTTAGATTACCTTCGGCACTTGATAACAGACCTCTTAGATTTGAAGAGTTTGAATCTAAAATTAATCAGATTTTATTTGTTTCGGCTACACCGGCACAATACGAACTAGAGCATTCACTGGAAGTCACAGAACAGCTCATAAGACCAACGGGGCTACTAGATCCTATTGTAGAGGTAAGACCGATTAAAGGGCAGATAGATGACCTTTTAGGTGAGATAAATAAAATTACAGCCAAGGATGAAAAAGTATTAGTTACGACGCTGACTAAAAGAATGTCCGAAGATCTTACAGAGTATTTAAAAGAGATGGGTGTAAAAGTAAAATACCTGCATTCTGATATAGATACGCTCGAGCGTATTGAGATTATTAGGGATCTTAGGCTGGGGGTATTTGATGTATTAGTAGGGATTAACTTGTTACGAGAAGGACTTGATATACCAGAAGTTTCGCTGGTTGCAATATTAGATGCAGATAAAGAAGGTTTTCTGCGTTCAGAAACGGCTCTCATACAAACAATAGGTCGCGCAGCCAGAAATGCACAGGGCAGAGTTATTATGTATGCTGATCGTGTTACAAACTCTATGGAACGTGCTATTTCAGAAACGATAAGACGTAGAGCCATTCAAGAGAGCTATAATAAGACACATAATATTACACCAAAAACAATTAAGAAAAAGATAAGAGACCTTATTGTTGCAACTAAAATGGTTAAACAAGAGCAAGAGCTGTTTAAAGATAAGGCACCAGAAAGTATGACACATCAAGAGCTAGAAAAAGCAATGAAGAAAGTAGATAAAGATATGAAAAAAGCAGCTGCAGACCTTCAGTTTGAAAGAGCAGCTGAATTACGAGATATGCTTGTTGCGTTAAAGAAGATGTATGTAAGCAGATAA